In Stieleria varia, one genomic interval encodes:
- a CDS encoding ATP-binding protein, with the protein MHNELDILVVEDDMDERMNMVDILELDGHRVMAVGTAEEACELARSQKVGVIILDRNLPDGTADEVLPRLKSLLPSSHVVVVTGYADLDSTIAAFRHGAADYILKPINPDALRHSLERIAQVARVEYELSQEQQFADQILSTAEAVVLVLDLQGKIIRFNPYYERIADWSLDELQGKDWFDACIPVRDHDRIREVFLLTADGLERSGIINPIITRSGQERQIRWSNTTLKDKLGVTIAVLAVGVDVTDFLEAQERASRSERLAAIGQTMAALAHESRNALQRIHAGLDLLQLELPGESEAQGDLDTVRRAATDLNSLLEEVRSYAAPIRLHLEPCDVRQLAMRAWRHLESAWSQRQVELHIDETFEDVVCRADPTRIEQVYRNLFENALAACSDPVQISVCCERLPHDLIQISVTDNGPGLNDEQCEKIFEPFFTTKSTGTGLGMSIVHRIIDAHQGCISLAGSATNEDHAGACFIIRLPLDPQCDEADSV; encoded by the coding sequence ATGCATAATGAACTCGACATCTTGGTGGTAGAAGACGACATGGACGAGCGGATGAACATGGTGGACATCCTGGAGTTAGATGGGCATCGAGTCATGGCGGTGGGCACGGCCGAGGAAGCTTGCGAGCTGGCACGGTCCCAGAAGGTTGGCGTGATCATTTTGGATCGCAACCTGCCCGACGGTACGGCAGACGAGGTCTTGCCGCGGCTCAAGAGCTTACTGCCCAGTTCACATGTGGTGGTGGTTACCGGCTACGCGGACCTCGACAGTACGATCGCGGCGTTTCGACATGGAGCGGCCGACTACATCTTAAAGCCGATCAACCCGGACGCATTGCGTCACAGTCTGGAACGGATCGCTCAAGTCGCCCGAGTGGAGTACGAGTTGAGTCAGGAGCAACAGTTCGCAGATCAGATCTTGAGCACCGCCGAAGCCGTCGTGTTGGTATTGGACTTGCAGGGAAAGATCATCCGATTCAACCCCTACTACGAACGCATCGCCGACTGGAGCTTGGACGAGTTACAGGGTAAAGATTGGTTTGACGCATGCATTCCCGTGCGCGATCACGATCGGATTCGCGAAGTGTTTTTGCTGACAGCGGATGGCTTGGAGCGAAGCGGGATCATCAATCCCATCATCACCCGCTCGGGTCAGGAACGTCAGATTCGATGGTCCAACACGACGCTCAAGGACAAGCTGGGTGTCACCATTGCGGTCTTGGCGGTCGGTGTCGATGTGACGGATTTCCTGGAAGCACAAGAGCGGGCGTCCCGTTCCGAGCGACTGGCTGCGATCGGGCAAACGATGGCCGCGCTTGCGCACGAAAGCCGCAATGCGTTGCAAAGGATCCATGCCGGGCTGGACCTGTTGCAGCTCGAGCTGCCGGGCGAATCGGAAGCACAAGGGGACCTGGACACCGTGCGTCGTGCGGCAACGGACTTGAATTCTTTGTTGGAAGAAGTCCGTTCGTATGCGGCCCCGATCCGTTTGCATCTGGAACCCTGCGACGTTCGCCAGTTGGCCATGCGTGCGTGGCGGCACCTGGAGTCGGCCTGGTCGCAGCGGCAGGTCGAGTTACACATTGATGAGACTTTCGAAGACGTGGTTTGCCGTGCCGATCCCACACGCATTGAACAGGTGTATCGAAACCTTTTCGAGAATGCCTTGGCTGCGTGCTCCGACCCGGTCCAAATTTCGGTTTGTTGCGAACGATTGCCGCACGATTTGATCCAGATTTCGGTTACCGACAATGGGCCAGGGCTGAACGATGAACAGTGCGAAAAGATCTTTGAGCCGTTCTTTACGACCAAGAGCACTGGCACGGGACTTGGAATGTCGATCGTGCATCGCATCATCGACGCTCACCAAGGTTGCATCAGCCTTGCCGGATCCGCCACCAACGAAGATCATGCCGGAGCCTGCTTCATCATCCGATTACCCCTCGATCCGCAATGCGACGAAGCGGACAGCGTTTGA
- a CDS encoding response regulator → MVLQDKGRVLVVDDDRDICANIKDILDDLGYLTDTAHDGPSALNLIQQGAYDVALLDFKMPGMNGVELYREIKKLRPDVPAIMITAHAESAGLQQAIDAGTRHILRKPVDFACLLPMIDRCATPGI, encoded by the coding sequence ATGGTGTTGCAGGATAAAGGGCGGGTTTTGGTCGTCGATGATGACCGTGACATCTGTGCGAACATCAAAGACATCTTGGATGATCTGGGATACCTCACGGACACCGCCCACGACGGGCCCTCTGCATTGAATCTGATTCAGCAGGGGGCATACGATGTCGCGCTGCTGGATTTTAAGATGCCCGGCATGAACGGCGTTGAGCTGTATCGCGAAATCAAGAAACTGAGACCGGACGTGCCAGCGATCATGATCACCGCTCATGCGGAGAGCGCAGGTTTGCAGCAGGCGATCGATGCGGGCACGAGGCACATTCTGAGAAAACCCGTCGACTTTGCCTGCCTGCTGCCGATGATCGATCGCTGTGCGACGCCGGGTATTTAG
- a CDS encoding two-component system sensor histidine kinase NtrB: MKHAGEAVLTAILETAVDAIILIDQQGIIRSVNPATVTMFGFSKEEMVGNNVKMLMPSPDRERHDQYLQNYCQTGVAKIIGIGREVAGQRKDGTAFPMHLAVSEIPVQDGRLFAGIIRDITALKAAQDELTMLNEDLERMVRQRTDELRAAQAELLQQERLATLGQVSGGIAHEIRNPLNAVKTSAYYLLNANSPAPEKVREHLERIDRQVTLIDNVITALTDVARMPEPTVGRCDVHALVASIAATISMDVNIKLIDRIPSNLPTVHVDANQLSIVFRNLIRNARDAMPKGGTIFLDATSDERTVSMRVSDTGPGIPPELLSRVMEPLFTTKARGMGLGLAISKAILQRNGGTISADNQSGSGAVFTVTLPIGVIGDGVAG, translated from the coding sequence ATGAAGCATGCAGGTGAAGCCGTGCTGACGGCAATTCTTGAGACCGCAGTGGACGCGATCATTCTGATCGACCAGCAAGGGATCATCCGATCCGTGAATCCGGCGACCGTGACGATGTTCGGATTTAGCAAGGAAGAAATGGTCGGAAACAACGTAAAAATGTTGATGCCGTCTCCTGACCGCGAGAGACACGACCAGTACTTGCAGAACTACTGCCAAACGGGGGTCGCCAAGATCATTGGCATTGGACGCGAGGTAGCCGGGCAACGAAAAGACGGGACGGCCTTTCCGATGCATCTCGCTGTCAGTGAGATTCCCGTCCAGGATGGCCGGTTGTTCGCAGGGATCATACGCGACATCACCGCCCTGAAAGCGGCTCAAGATGAACTCACGATGCTCAACGAGGACCTGGAACGCATGGTGCGGCAACGGACCGATGAGCTGCGGGCGGCTCAGGCAGAGTTGCTGCAGCAAGAACGGTTGGCGACACTTGGCCAGGTTTCAGGCGGCATCGCGCATGAAATCCGAAATCCACTCAACGCGGTGAAAACTTCCGCGTACTACTTGCTCAATGCAAACTCACCGGCCCCAGAAAAGGTCCGAGAGCACCTGGAGCGAATCGATCGACAGGTGACCTTGATCGATAACGTGATCACCGCGCTGACGGACGTGGCCAGGATGCCCGAGCCTACCGTGGGGCGATGCGATGTGCATGCGTTGGTGGCATCGATCGCAGCTACCATTTCGATGGATGTGAACATCAAACTGATCGACAGAATTCCCAGCAATCTGCCTACGGTTCACGTCGACGCCAACCAGCTTTCGATCGTGTTTCGAAACCTCATCCGAAACGCCAGGGACGCGATGCCAAAGGGCGGTACGATCTTTCTGGATGCGACCAGCGACGAGCGAACGGTCTCGATGCGGGTCTCGGACACGGGGCCGGGGATACCGCCGGAGCTGTTGAGTCGGGTGATGGAGCCGCTTTTCACCACCAAAGCTCGCGGAATGGGGCTCGGATTGGCGATTTCCAAAGCCATCTTGCAGCGAAATGGCGGTACAATCAGCGCCGACAATCAATCCGGTAGCGGTGCCGTTTTCACCGTAACGTTACCCATTGGAGTGATAGGCGATGGTGTTGCAGGATAA